A stretch of the Neofelis nebulosa isolate mNeoNeb1 chromosome 1, mNeoNeb1.pri, whole genome shotgun sequence genome encodes the following:
- the LOC131485585 gene encoding olfactory receptor 14A16-like yields MPPIVTNLTVVTEFILMGFSTNENIHILQLVFFFLIYFCALMGNVLIIIVTTLDRNLHTPMYYFLNNLSFWDLCLISITIPKSIANSLSHNNSISFIGCVAQVFLVVFSATTELHLLTAMCFDRCAAICHPLHYEIIMNKDVCVHLTVASWLGGGLIALMHTVGTFSLSYCGSNIVHQLFCDIPQLLAISCSENLTREIVPIIISVVLDICCFIYIIISYVNIFSTVKKIPSTGQSKAYCTCLPHLVVVILFLFTGIFAYLKPISGIPSISDLLISMFYTMVPPTVNPIIYSLRNNAMKMSLRRLLKIIFTKN; encoded by the coding sequence ATGCCTCCAATAGTGACaaatctcacagttgtgacagAATTTATCCTCATGGGATTTTCTACCAatgaaaatatacacattttgcAGTTAGTGttcttctttttgatttatttttgtgctcTGATGGGGAATGTCCTCATTATTATAGTCACAACTTTGGACCGGAatctccacacccccatgtactacTTCTTGAATAATTTATCCTTTTGGGATCTCTGCCTAATTTCAATCACTATTCCCAAATCCATTGCCAACTCTTTGTCTCACAATAACTCCATCTCATTCATTGGCTGTGTTGCACAGGTCTTTCTGGTAGTTTTTTCAGCAACCACAGAACTGCATCTCCTGACAGCAATGTGCTTTGACCGCTGTGCTGCCATATGCCATCCCCTGCACTATGAAATTATCATGAACAAAGACGTGTGTGTTCACTTGACAGTTGCATCTTGGCTGGGTGGGGGTTTGATTGCTTTGATGCACACAGTTGGTACCTTCTCCTTATCCTACTGTGGATCTAACATAGTCCATCAGTTATTTTGTGACATCCCCCAATTATTGGCTATATCTTGCTCAGAAAATTTAACAAGAGAAATTGTACCTATTATCATTAGTGTGGTTTTGGACAtctgttgttttatttacatCATTATTTCCTATGTGAACATCTTTTCCACTGTCAAGAAGATTCCATCAACAGGTCAGTCAAAAGCCTACTGCACTTGCCTTCCACATCTGGTGGTAgttatattatttctcttcactGGCATCTTTGCTTATCTGAAGCCAATTTCAGGGATTCCTTCTATTTCTGACCTTTTAATTTCTATGTTCTACACTATGGTGCCCCCAACCGTTAATCCTATTATATACAGTCTAAGAAATAATGCCATGAAAATGTCATTGCGGAGGTTGCTAAAAATAATAttcaccaaaaattaa